Proteins encoded by one window of Leopardus geoffroyi isolate Oge1 chromosome X, O.geoffroyi_Oge1_pat1.0, whole genome shotgun sequence:
- the LOC123594937 gene encoding terminal nucleotidyltransferase 5D-like produces the protein MSEIRFSNLTWDQVIILDQVLDEVIPIHGRGNFPTLEVKPKDIIHVVKDQLIEQGIIVKDSRLNGSTASYILASHSGINYKDLDVIFGVELQSDQEFQVVKDAVLGCLLDFLPKGVKKEKITLKTMKEAYVQKMVKVCNMHDRWSLISLSNNTGKNVELKFVNSLRRQFEFSVDSFQIVLDPMLEFYSDKNARLTKEYYPVVIAESMYGDFQEAMTHLQYKLISTRKPEEIRGGGLLKYSNLLVRDFKPACEAEIKTLERYMCSRFFIDFPDVVEQQKKIESYLRNHFIGEENSKYDYLMTLRGVVNESTVCLMGHERRQTLNMITLMALKVLGEQNILPNTDNVTCFYQPAPYFAAEGRYPNYYVTSGPPPIFFQPYQPLHFHVPNGMV, from the coding sequence ATGTCTGAAATCAGATTTAGCAATCTCACTTGGGATCAAGTTATAATACTGGATCAAGTGTTAGATGAAGTAATTCCAATTCATGGAAGGGGAAATTTCCCCACATTGGAGGTAAAACCAAAAGATATCATTCATGTTGTGAAAGACCAATTGATAGAGCAAGGAATTATTGTTAAAGATTCCCGATTGAATGGTTCCACAGCAAGTTATATACTTGCAAGCCACAGTGGAATCAACTATAAGGATCTTGATgttatttttggtgttgaattaCAAAGTGATCAGGAATTTCAAGTTGTTAAGGATGCAGTTCTAGGTTGTCTACTGGACTTTTTACCAAAAggtgtgaaaaaggaaaagatcacCCTAAAGACCATGAAAGAGGCTTATGTGCAGAAGATGGTCAAAGTTTGCAATATGCATGATCGTTGGAGTCTCATTTCTCTTTCAAACAACACTGGAAAAAATGTAGAGCTAAAATTTGTGAATTCACTCAGACGGCAATTTGAATTTAGTGTTGATTCCTTTCAAATTGTTTTGGATCCCATGTTAGAATTTTACAGTGACAAAAATGCTAGGCTAACCAAAGAATATTATCCTGTTGTGATAGCTGAAAGCATGTATGGAGACTTCCAAGAAGCAATGACACATTTGCAATACAAGCTTATATCTACTAGAAAACCTGAAGAGATTAGAGGTGGTGGCCTTCTGAAGTACAGCAACTTGCTGGTTCGTGATTTTAAACCAGCTTGtgaagcagaaatcaagacaCTGGAACGTTACATGTGTTCTAGATTCTTCATTGATTTTCCTGATGTAGTAGAACAGCAAAAGAAGATTGAATCGTACCTCCGTAACCATTTCATAGGTGAAGAAAATAGCAAATATGACTACCTTATGACCTTGCGTGGAGTTGTGAATGAAAGCACTGTTTGCCTTATGGGtcatgaaagaaggcagacactcAATATGATCACACTTATGGCTTTAAAAGTACTTGGAGAACAGAATATTTTACCCAATACAGACAATGTAACTTGCTTTTATCAGCCTGCTCCATACTTTGCTGCTGAGGGAAGGTATCCTAATTATTATGTAACATCTGGACCACCACCGATTTTTTTCCAACCATACCAACCACTGCACTTTCATGTGCCAAATGGTATggtctaa